A genomic stretch from Solanum stenotomum isolate F172 chromosome 8, ASM1918654v1, whole genome shotgun sequence includes:
- the LOC125872622 gene encoding mitogen-activated protein kinase kinase kinase YODA-like isoform X1, whose product MPSWWGKSKAKKKATKESFIDSLHRKFKSPAEAKSPSKSGGSRRHNNDIASEKGSQSQAQSRSSSPSKNVSRCQSFAESALAQPLPLPGLPSASVVRADSGISQSAKPRVEKSSKSSLFLPLPKPACIRHRLDPADADGELVFASISSECSVESDDPTDSRQRSPLAFDYETGNRTPLGSPPRRLAVKDQSAVGQISIKEATEPVNLSPSGHVSSRSPKRRPLNSHLSSIQIPSHGALCSAPDSSISSPSRSPMRAAGCEQVSSSTFWAGKTYPDLPLLGSGHCSSPGSGQNSGHNSMGGDMVGQLFWQPSRGSPEYSPIPSPRMTSPGPSSRIHSGAVTPIHPRAGGGASELQTNWPDDAKPESHPLPRPPLAISNSSPFSHSNSVATSPSVPRSPGRAENLSSPGSRWKKGKLLGRGTFGHVYVGFNSDSGEMCAMKEVTLFSDDAKSKESAKQLTQEISLLSRLRHPNIVQYYGSEMVPDKLYIYLEYVSGGSIYKLLQEYGPFGETAIRSYTQQILSGLAYLHAKNTVHRDIKGANILVDPNGRIKLADFGMAKHITGQSCPLSFKGSPYWMAPEVIKHTSGCNLAVDVWSLGCTVLEMATSKPPWSQYEGVAAMFKIGNSKELPAIPEELSDEGKDFVRKCLQREPRNRPTAAELLEHPFVKDAAPPEKPNMFPTSFDLPCAAANGIKPLVVGSARNNPTPDLERLAIHSSRASKSKFHCSDIHIPKNISCPVSPIGSPLPRSPHNLNGRMSPSPISSPLNTSGSSTPISGGNGAIPFRHINQSVYLQEARTVPNSPYMNGSSYWDPDVLRGSPSGSHAFRELASVEYDALGKQFGRLATGELCNGQSALANRVSQQLLRDHVKLISSVDLNPCPPLGGRTGGT is encoded by the exons ATGCCTTCATGGTGGGGAAAGTCAAAAGCAAAGAAGAAAGCGACCAAAGAGAGTTTTATTGATTCATTGCATCGTAAGTTTAAGAGTCCAGCTGAAGCTAAGTCTCCAAGTAAATCAGGTGGATCTCGAAGACACAACAATGACATTGCTTCTGAGAAGGGTTCTCAGTCCCAAGCACAGTCAAGGTCGTCATCACCTTCCAAGAATGTCTCCAGATGTCAAAGTTTCGCTGAAAGCGCTCTAGCCCAACCACTTCCGCTTCCAGGTTTGCCATCAGCAAGTGTAGTGCGGGCAGACTCTGGGATCAGTCAATCTGCAAAACCCAGAGTAGAGAAGAGCTCAAAGTCATCCCTGTTTCTGCCTCTCCCAAAGCCTGCATGCATCAGGCACAGACTAGACCCTGCAGATGCCGATGGAGAACTTGTCTTTGCATCAATTTCAAGTGAGTGCTCTGTTGAGAGTGATGATCCTACTGATTCACGCCAACGTAGTCCACTAGCATTTGATTATGAAACTGGTAACCGGACTCCCTTGGGTAGCCCTCCAAG AAGGTTGGCTGTTAAGGATCAATCTGCTGTTGGACAAATAAGCATAAAAGAGGCAACAGAACCAGTTAATCTTTCTCCCAGTGGACATGTCTCCTCTCGATCTCCGAAGAGACGACCACTAAATAGCCACTTGTCCAGTATACAAATTCCTTCCCATGGTGCCCTTTGCAGTGCTCCTGATAGTTCTATATCAAGTCCTTCCAGAAGTCCAATGAGAGCTGCTGGCTGTGAGCAAGTTAGTAGTTCTACTTTTTGGGCAGGAAAGACTTATCCAGATCTTCCTTTACTTGGATCTGGCCATTGTTCAAGCCCAGGGTCTGGTCAGAATTCTGGACATAATTCCATGGGAGGAGATATGGTAGGACAATTGTTTTGGCAGCCTAGTCGAGGGAGCCCCGAGTACTCTCCAATTCCTAGTCCTAGGATGACAAGTCCTGGACCTAGCTCAAGAATTCACAGTGGTGCTGTCACACCTATTCATCCCAGGGCTGGAGGCGGAGCATCTGAACTGCAGACTAATTGGCCAGATGATGCAAAACCAGAAAGTCATCCTTTGCCCCGTCCCCCCTTAGCAATTTCCAACTCTTCACCCTTTTCTCATTCCAATTCAGTTGCAACATCTCCCTCAGTGCCACGAAGTCCTGGTAGAGCAGAGAATCTTTCTAGCCCGGGCTCTCGCTGGAAAAAAGGAAAGTTGCTTGGTAGAGGCACATTCGGGCACGTTTATGTTGGTTTTAATAG TGATAGTGGAGAAATGTGTGCAATGAAGGAAGTGACTCTATTTTCAGATGATGCAAAGTCAAAAGAAAGTGCAAAGCAGTTGACACAG GAGATTTCATTGTTGAGCCGATTAAGACATCCAAATATTGTCCAGTATTATGGCTCAGAGATG GTTCCTGATAAACTATATATctacttggaatatgtatctGGTGGGTCCATTTATAAGCTTTTACAAGAATATGGTCCGTTTGGAGAAACAGCAATCCGTAGCTACACTCAACAAATTTTATCAGGGCTTGCATATTTACATGCTAAAAACACTGTGCATAG AGATATTAAAGGGGCAAATATTCTTGTTGATCCAAATGGGCGCATAAAGTTGGCAGACTTTGGAATGGCCAAGCAT ATCACAGGGCAATCTTGTCCATTATCCTTCAAAGGAAGCCCTTACTGGATGGCCCCTGAG GTAATAAAGCATACTAGTGGCTGCAACCTTGCTGTTGATGTATGGAGCCTTGGATGCACTGTCTTAGAAATGGCTACATCAAAGCCTCCTTGGAGTCAGTATGAAGGA GTTGCTGCCATGTTTAAGATTGGGAATAGTAAGGAACTCCCAGCAATACCGGAAGAGCTTTCAGATGAGGGAAAAGATTTTGTGAGGAAGTGTTTGCAGCGTGAGCCGCGAAATCGTCCTACTGCTGCTGAGCTATTGGAGCATCCTTTTGTAAAAGATGCTGCCCCTCCGGAAAAGCCAAATATGTTTCCTACATCTTTCGATCTTCCATGTGCTGCTGCGAATGGGATAAAACCTCTG GTCGTTGGATCTGCAAGAAATAATCCTACACCAGATTTGGAAAGGCTCGCTATCCACTCATCCAGAGCATCAAAATCTAAATTTCACTGCAG TGATATCCACATTCCAAAGAACATATCTTGCCCTGTCTCCCCAATAGGTAGTCCTCTTCCAAGGTCGCCTCATAACCTAAATGGGAGGATGTCTCCCTCGCCTATATCCAGCCCTCTCAACACATCTGGCTCATCAACACCAATCTCTGGAGGGAATGGTGCTATCCCATTTCGTCACATTAATCAGTCAGTTTACTTGCAAGAGGCCAGAACAGTTCCAAATAGTCCCTATATGAATGGCTCTTCTTACTGGGATCCTGATGTTTTACGAGGGTCACCATCAGGATCTCATGCTTTCCGAGAATTGGCATCTGTTGAATATGATGCCCTGGGAAAGCAGTTTGGGAGGCTTGCCACAGGAGAACTTTGCAATGGGCAATCGGCCTTGGCCAATCGGGTATCACAGCAACTTTTAAGGGATCATGTGAAATTGATTTCTTCGGTAGATCTCAACCCTTGTCCTCCCTTGGGAGGTCGCACTGGTGGAACATGA
- the LOC125872622 gene encoding mitogen-activated protein kinase kinase kinase YODA-like isoform X2 produces MPSWWGKSKAKKKATKESFIDSLHRKFKSPAEAKSPSKSGGSRRHNNDIASEKGSQSQAQSRSSSPSKNVSRCQSFAESALAQPLPLPGLPSASVVRADSGISQSAKPRVEKSSKSSLFLPLPKPACIRHRLDPADADGELVFASISSECSVESDDPTDSRQRSPLAFDYETGNRTPLGSPPRLAVKDQSAVGQISIKEATEPVNLSPSGHVSSRSPKRRPLNSHLSSIQIPSHGALCSAPDSSISSPSRSPMRAAGCEQVSSSTFWAGKTYPDLPLLGSGHCSSPGSGQNSGHNSMGGDMVGQLFWQPSRGSPEYSPIPSPRMTSPGPSSRIHSGAVTPIHPRAGGGASELQTNWPDDAKPESHPLPRPPLAISNSSPFSHSNSVATSPSVPRSPGRAENLSSPGSRWKKGKLLGRGTFGHVYVGFNSDSGEMCAMKEVTLFSDDAKSKESAKQLTQEISLLSRLRHPNIVQYYGSEMVPDKLYIYLEYVSGGSIYKLLQEYGPFGETAIRSYTQQILSGLAYLHAKNTVHRDIKGANILVDPNGRIKLADFGMAKHITGQSCPLSFKGSPYWMAPEVIKHTSGCNLAVDVWSLGCTVLEMATSKPPWSQYEGVAAMFKIGNSKELPAIPEELSDEGKDFVRKCLQREPRNRPTAAELLEHPFVKDAAPPEKPNMFPTSFDLPCAAANGIKPLVVGSARNNPTPDLERLAIHSSRASKSKFHCSDIHIPKNISCPVSPIGSPLPRSPHNLNGRMSPSPISSPLNTSGSSTPISGGNGAIPFRHINQSVYLQEARTVPNSPYMNGSSYWDPDVLRGSPSGSHAFRELASVEYDALGKQFGRLATGELCNGQSALANRVSQQLLRDHVKLISSVDLNPCPPLGGRTGGT; encoded by the exons ATGCCTTCATGGTGGGGAAAGTCAAAAGCAAAGAAGAAAGCGACCAAAGAGAGTTTTATTGATTCATTGCATCGTAAGTTTAAGAGTCCAGCTGAAGCTAAGTCTCCAAGTAAATCAGGTGGATCTCGAAGACACAACAATGACATTGCTTCTGAGAAGGGTTCTCAGTCCCAAGCACAGTCAAGGTCGTCATCACCTTCCAAGAATGTCTCCAGATGTCAAAGTTTCGCTGAAAGCGCTCTAGCCCAACCACTTCCGCTTCCAGGTTTGCCATCAGCAAGTGTAGTGCGGGCAGACTCTGGGATCAGTCAATCTGCAAAACCCAGAGTAGAGAAGAGCTCAAAGTCATCCCTGTTTCTGCCTCTCCCAAAGCCTGCATGCATCAGGCACAGACTAGACCCTGCAGATGCCGATGGAGAACTTGTCTTTGCATCAATTTCAAGTGAGTGCTCTGTTGAGAGTGATGATCCTACTGATTCACGCCAACGTAGTCCACTAGCATTTGATTATGAAACTGGTAACCGGACTCCCTTGGGTAGCCCTCCAAG GTTGGCTGTTAAGGATCAATCTGCTGTTGGACAAATAAGCATAAAAGAGGCAACAGAACCAGTTAATCTTTCTCCCAGTGGACATGTCTCCTCTCGATCTCCGAAGAGACGACCACTAAATAGCCACTTGTCCAGTATACAAATTCCTTCCCATGGTGCCCTTTGCAGTGCTCCTGATAGTTCTATATCAAGTCCTTCCAGAAGTCCAATGAGAGCTGCTGGCTGTGAGCAAGTTAGTAGTTCTACTTTTTGGGCAGGAAAGACTTATCCAGATCTTCCTTTACTTGGATCTGGCCATTGTTCAAGCCCAGGGTCTGGTCAGAATTCTGGACATAATTCCATGGGAGGAGATATGGTAGGACAATTGTTTTGGCAGCCTAGTCGAGGGAGCCCCGAGTACTCTCCAATTCCTAGTCCTAGGATGACAAGTCCTGGACCTAGCTCAAGAATTCACAGTGGTGCTGTCACACCTATTCATCCCAGGGCTGGAGGCGGAGCATCTGAACTGCAGACTAATTGGCCAGATGATGCAAAACCAGAAAGTCATCCTTTGCCCCGTCCCCCCTTAGCAATTTCCAACTCTTCACCCTTTTCTCATTCCAATTCAGTTGCAACATCTCCCTCAGTGCCACGAAGTCCTGGTAGAGCAGAGAATCTTTCTAGCCCGGGCTCTCGCTGGAAAAAAGGAAAGTTGCTTGGTAGAGGCACATTCGGGCACGTTTATGTTGGTTTTAATAG TGATAGTGGAGAAATGTGTGCAATGAAGGAAGTGACTCTATTTTCAGATGATGCAAAGTCAAAAGAAAGTGCAAAGCAGTTGACACAG GAGATTTCATTGTTGAGCCGATTAAGACATCCAAATATTGTCCAGTATTATGGCTCAGAGATG GTTCCTGATAAACTATATATctacttggaatatgtatctGGTGGGTCCATTTATAAGCTTTTACAAGAATATGGTCCGTTTGGAGAAACAGCAATCCGTAGCTACACTCAACAAATTTTATCAGGGCTTGCATATTTACATGCTAAAAACACTGTGCATAG AGATATTAAAGGGGCAAATATTCTTGTTGATCCAAATGGGCGCATAAAGTTGGCAGACTTTGGAATGGCCAAGCAT ATCACAGGGCAATCTTGTCCATTATCCTTCAAAGGAAGCCCTTACTGGATGGCCCCTGAG GTAATAAAGCATACTAGTGGCTGCAACCTTGCTGTTGATGTATGGAGCCTTGGATGCACTGTCTTAGAAATGGCTACATCAAAGCCTCCTTGGAGTCAGTATGAAGGA GTTGCTGCCATGTTTAAGATTGGGAATAGTAAGGAACTCCCAGCAATACCGGAAGAGCTTTCAGATGAGGGAAAAGATTTTGTGAGGAAGTGTTTGCAGCGTGAGCCGCGAAATCGTCCTACTGCTGCTGAGCTATTGGAGCATCCTTTTGTAAAAGATGCTGCCCCTCCGGAAAAGCCAAATATGTTTCCTACATCTTTCGATCTTCCATGTGCTGCTGCGAATGGGATAAAACCTCTG GTCGTTGGATCTGCAAGAAATAATCCTACACCAGATTTGGAAAGGCTCGCTATCCACTCATCCAGAGCATCAAAATCTAAATTTCACTGCAG TGATATCCACATTCCAAAGAACATATCTTGCCCTGTCTCCCCAATAGGTAGTCCTCTTCCAAGGTCGCCTCATAACCTAAATGGGAGGATGTCTCCCTCGCCTATATCCAGCCCTCTCAACACATCTGGCTCATCAACACCAATCTCTGGAGGGAATGGTGCTATCCCATTTCGTCACATTAATCAGTCAGTTTACTTGCAAGAGGCCAGAACAGTTCCAAATAGTCCCTATATGAATGGCTCTTCTTACTGGGATCCTGATGTTTTACGAGGGTCACCATCAGGATCTCATGCTTTCCGAGAATTGGCATCTGTTGAATATGATGCCCTGGGAAAGCAGTTTGGGAGGCTTGCCACAGGAGAACTTTGCAATGGGCAATCGGCCTTGGCCAATCGGGTATCACAGCAACTTTTAAGGGATCATGTGAAATTGATTTCTTCGGTAGATCTCAACCCTTGTCCTCCCTTGGGAGGTCGCACTGGTGGAACATGA